The proteins below come from a single Mytilus edulis chromosome 5, xbMytEdul2.2, whole genome shotgun sequence genomic window:
- the LOC139523508 gene encoding protein naked cuticle homolog 2-like isoform X5, whose translation MESHNNKLLTLDNNLEKPDQSEDKDKTGTETDNRLSIEEFECGVQFESTEKNKQEWSFTLYDFDGQGKVTKEDLSSLLKALYDAVGSSIKIPSNGTKTLKLRLTVGPDGSLSPCHKGSPKSKENKDKCKDTPKVKDTSKLQKVNNLTQANLQMPLKQCNSEKQGHCYGNNLSQCQSPKRLPFTSQEHQQLAELVQENMERNHIKQLRRHHSDCRGNTHEHSHHKRRHRGHCSKNNGATNINERAKECQDRRNYYLDLAGIEHTAVKEQNNTLCEDTQHQRSRSNDLPHKCDNVKKEVELLPKHLDLTSRVDHIRSKSFDPQEIASRSPKGHHKTISSSLSPSKSHKFRPLSLPMNIEPAIASHYHRRHRQREKNHDLAMQQVAEWIEKEHTIDKDGEKVIVQRHEHHHIHEHHHHHHYHHYHEA comes from the exons GAGTTTGAATGTGGTGTACAGTTTGAAAGTACAGAGAAGAACAAACAGGAATGGTCTTTTACTCTGTATGATTTCGATGGGCAAGGCAAAGTAACAAAAGAG GATTTATCCAGTTTGCTGAAAGCTTTATATGATGCAGTTGGATCCTCTATCAAAATACCCTCAAATGGAACAAAAACGTTAAAACTCAGACTGACCGTAGGACCAGATGGGTCATTGTCACCCTGTCACAAAGGGTCACCAAAGTCCAAAGAAAATAAGGACAAGTGCAAGGACACTCCAAAAGTCAAGGACACTTCAAAGTTACAAAAAGTAAACAATCTTACACAGGCAAATTTACAAATGCCCTTGAAACAGTGCAATAGTGAGAAACAAGGTCATTGCTATGGTAACAATTTAAGTCAATGTCAAAGTCCAAAGAGATTACCTTTTACCTCACAAGAACATCAACAGTTGGCAGAATTAGTGCAAGAAAATATGGAACGCAATCACATTAAACAACTCAG acggCATCATTCTGATTGTAGAGGAAATACTCATGAACATTCTCATCACAAACGACGTCACCGTGGACACTGTAGTAAAAACAATGGCGCTACTAACATTAATGAAAGGGCAAAGGAATGTCAAGATCGTAGGAACTATTACCTGGATTTGGCTGGAATCGAGCACACTGCAGTCAAAGAACAAAACAATACATTGTGTGAGGATACTCAacatcaaaggtcaaggtcaaatgacctTCCCCATAAATGTGACAATGTGAAAAAAGAGGTTGAACTTTTACCCAAACATTTAGACTTGACATCTAGGGTAGATCATATTAGATCAAAGTCATTCGACCCACAGGAAATTGCAAGTAGGTCACCGAAAGGACATCACAAGACAATTTCCTCCTCGCTCTCACCATCAAAATCACACAAATTCAGGCCGTTAAGTTTGCCAATGAACATTGAGCCAGCAATAGCTTCACATTATCATAGGCGACACCGACAACGAGAAAAGAACCATGACCTTGCAATGCAACAAGTTGCAGAATGGATTGAAAAAGAGCATACAATTGACAAGGATGGTGAAAAAGTGATTGTACAGAGACATGAACATCATCATATACATGAACACCATCATCACCATCACTACCACCATTATCATGAGGCATGA